The uncultured Cohaesibacter sp. genome window below encodes:
- a CDS encoding acetyl/propionyl/methylcrotonyl-CoA carboxylase subunit alpha: MMKQPFEKILIANRGEIACRIIRTARALGIRTVAVYSDADRNAQHVAEADEAVHIGPSSPSGSYLRGDVIIRAALGTGAVAIHPGYGFLSENAAFVDAVEAAGLVFIGPSADAIRAMGLKDAAKTLMQQAGVPVVPGYLGDNQDPVFLADQARDIGFPVLIKARAGGGGKGMRKVDRAEDFAQALQAAQREARSAFGDDQVLVEKFISAPRHIEVQVFGDSHGTVLHLFERDCSLQRRHQKVMEEAPAPGMTPEVRSAMTEAAVKAARAIGYCGAGTIEFIVDGSGPLRPDGFWFMEMNTRLQVEHPVTEAIVGVDLVEWQLRVAAGEPLPCRQEDLAIDGHAFEARLYAEDPFNDFLPATGILHHLSFDEAARNDTGVRSGDAISPFYDPMIAKIITHAASREDALASLRKALAGTHVAGATTNAGFLAALAAHDGFGKGAFDTGLIDRDLPELVHRAAPGEVHLAFAAMVALDIRPQTPRSSHRGWRLWGEAKSDIRLLAGSDCLERTVIYEPDGSITLRGGECPLTLCDLAEEGATRSARIGPTGRRLQAHVIRTELKDGILVSVLCDGMTHDFIMPDARLGSAVQQENSSAVLAPMTGIVIQLSVSAGDSVRQGDSLGIMEAMKMETSFCAPRDGVIASVACAVGSAVEGGSLLVALVEAAG, translated from the coding sequence ATGATGAAACAGCCATTTGAAAAAATACTGATTGCCAATCGTGGCGAAATCGCCTGCCGTATCATCCGCACAGCCAGAGCGCTCGGCATCAGGACCGTGGCCGTCTATTCGGACGCCGACCGCAACGCCCAGCACGTAGCCGAGGCAGATGAAGCTGTGCATATCGGCCCGTCATCGCCTTCCGGGAGCTATCTCAGGGGGGATGTGATCATCCGGGCTGCGCTTGGAACAGGCGCCGTGGCCATCCACCCCGGTTATGGCTTCTTGTCGGAAAACGCAGCTTTTGTGGATGCGGTGGAAGCTGCCGGTTTGGTCTTTATCGGCCCTTCGGCTGATGCCATCCGCGCCATGGGGCTCAAGGATGCCGCCAAGACACTGATGCAGCAGGCCGGTGTTCCCGTTGTGCCGGGCTATCTGGGCGACAATCAGGATCCGGTGTTTCTAGCCGACCAGGCAAGGGACATCGGCTTTCCGGTCTTGATCAAGGCTCGGGCCGGAGGCGGCGGCAAGGGGATGCGGAAGGTCGACCGAGCCGAGGACTTTGCCCAAGCGTTGCAAGCGGCACAACGGGAGGCTCGCTCGGCCTTCGGTGATGATCAGGTTCTGGTGGAAAAATTCATCTCCGCGCCGCGTCACATTGAGGTGCAGGTGTTTGGCGACAGCCACGGCACTGTCCTGCATCTGTTCGAGCGCGATTGCTCCTTGCAGCGTCGCCATCAGAAGGTCATGGAGGAGGCCCCTGCACCCGGCATGACGCCAGAGGTGCGGTCCGCCATGACAGAGGCTGCGGTGAAAGCAGCCAGAGCCATTGGCTATTGCGGAGCAGGGACCATCGAATTCATCGTCGATGGCTCCGGCCCGTTGAGGCCCGACGGCTTCTGGTTCATGGAAATGAACACCCGCCTGCAAGTGGAGCATCCGGTCACCGAGGCCATCGTGGGGGTTGATCTGGTGGAATGGCAGTTGCGCGTGGCGGCTGGCGAGCCGCTGCCCTGTCGGCAAGAGGATCTGGCCATTGACGGCCACGCCTTCGAGGCGCGCCTCTATGCTGAAGATCCGTTCAACGACTTTCTGCCCGCGACGGGCATCCTGCATCATCTTTCTTTTGACGAGGCGGCGCGCAACGACACCGGCGTTCGCAGCGGTGATGCGATCTCGCCGTTCTATGATCCCATGATAGCCAAGATCATCACCCATGCTGCCTCGCGTGAGGATGCCTTGGCGTCCCTGCGCAAGGCTCTGGCGGGCACCCATGTGGCGGGCGCCACGACCAACGCCGGCTTTCTGGCAGCCCTGGCCGCCCATGATGGCTTTGGCAAGGGAGCCTTTGACACCGGCCTGATCGATAGGGACCTTCCCGAGCTGGTCCATCGAGCAGCTCCCGGGGAGGTGCATCTGGCATTTGCTGCCATGGTTGCACTCGACATTCGCCCGCAGACGCCGCGCTCGTCCCATCGCGGCTGGCGCCTCTGGGGAGAGGCCAAAAGCGATATCCGCCTTCTTGCGGGTTCTGATTGTCTGGAGCGGACCGTGATCTATGAGCCTGACGGCTCCATCACCCTCAGGGGAGGTGAATGCCCGCTGACCCTTTGTGATCTTGCCGAAGAGGGGGCGACCAGATCAGCTCGCATCGGACCAACAGGGAGACGGCTGCAAGCCCATGTGATCCGTACAGAACTCAAGGATGGCATACTGGTCTCGGTCCTCTGCGATGGAATGACCCATGACTTCATCATGCCGGACGCCCGCCTCGGCAGCGCTGTCCAGCAGGAAAATTCCAGCGCGGTTCTGGCTCCCATGACCGGTATCGTTATCCAGCTCTCTGTCAGCGCCGGCGATAGCGTCAGGCAAGGGGACAGTCTTGGCATCATGGAGGCAATGAAAATGGAAACAAGCTTCTGCGCCCCTCGTGATGGTGTCATCGCCTCGGTGGCGTGTGCGGTTGGATCCGCTGTGGAGGGTGGCTCTTTGCTGGTGGCACTTGTGGAGGCTGCAGGATGA
- a CDS encoding carboxyl transferase domain-containing protein has translation MTILHSAITPHATEFEDNRQAMEDQYARIEEEARRILKGGSEAARARHVSRGKLLPRDRIAGLLDPGSPFLEVGLFASHGLYEDAIPAAGAIAGIGRVEGRDCMILCNDATVKGGTYFPITVKKHLRAQEIAEENHLPCIYLVDSGGANLNNQDEVFPDRDHFGRIFYNQARMSAMGICQIAVVMGSCTAGGAYVPAMSDQTIIVREQGTIFLAGPPLVKVATGEEIDAETLGGGDTHTRLSGVADYLADNDRHALALAREIVRYLGPAPRPSIDLADPRAPLYPLDEVMGVVPANDKTPYDVREIIARLVDGSDFAEFKPRYGTTLVTGFAHIDGVPVGILANNGVLFSESSLKGAHFIELCCQRNIPILFLQNITGFMVGSKYEAGGIAKDGAKLVTAVSTASVPKITVIIGGSYGAGNYGMCGRAFGPRFVWMWPNARISVMGGAQASGVLADVKRAGIEARGGTWSAEEEADFKRPTLEMFERQSRPLYASARLWDDGIIDPRKTRDVVALSLRATLNAPISPTRFGLFRM, from the coding sequence ATGACGATATTGCACAGTGCGATCACACCACATGCCACGGAGTTTGAGGATAACCGTCAGGCTATGGAGGACCAATATGCGCGGATTGAAGAGGAGGCCAGGCGGATCCTCAAGGGCGGGTCGGAGGCTGCCCGGGCCCGCCACGTCAGCCGTGGCAAGCTGTTGCCAAGGGATCGGATTGCCGGTCTGCTCGACCCCGGCTCGCCGTTTCTCGAAGTCGGGCTGTTTGCCTCCCACGGCCTCTATGAGGATGCAATCCCGGCGGCTGGTGCCATCGCCGGTATCGGCAGGGTCGAAGGGCGCGATTGCATGATTCTGTGCAACGATGCCACGGTGAAGGGCGGGACCTACTTCCCGATCACGGTCAAGAAGCACTTGAGAGCGCAGGAAATCGCCGAGGAGAACCATCTGCCCTGCATCTATCTGGTGGATTCAGGCGGAGCCAATCTCAACAATCAGGACGAGGTTTTCCCTGATCGCGACCATTTCGGTCGGATCTTTTACAATCAGGCCCGGATGAGCGCCATGGGCATCTGCCAGATCGCTGTCGTCATGGGATCCTGCACCGCGGGCGGCGCCTATGTTCCGGCCATGAGCGACCAGACCATCATTGTCCGGGAGCAGGGCACGATCTTTCTGGCCGGGCCGCCGCTTGTCAAGGTGGCTACGGGCGAGGAGATCGATGCCGAAACCCTTGGTGGCGGCGATACGCACACGCGCCTGTCCGGCGTTGCTGACTATCTGGCCGATAATGATCGCCATGCGCTGGCGCTGGCACGAGAGATCGTGCGGTATCTGGGCCCCGCGCCACGACCCTCGATCGATCTGGCCGATCCCCGTGCACCACTCTATCCCCTCGACGAGGTCATGGGTGTGGTGCCTGCCAATGATAAGACCCCCTATGATGTGCGCGAGATCATCGCACGGCTGGTGGATGGCTCCGACTTTGCCGAATTCAAACCCCGGTATGGCACAACGCTCGTCACCGGCTTTGCCCATATCGACGGTGTGCCAGTCGGCATTCTGGCGAACAATGGTGTCCTGTTCTCGGAAAGCTCCCTCAAGGGCGCTCATTTCATCGAGCTTTGCTGCCAGCGCAACATCCCGATCCTGTTTCTGCAGAATATCACTGGCTTCATGGTCGGCTCGAAATACGAGGCGGGGGGAATCGCCAAGGATGGTGCCAAGCTGGTGACGGCAGTTTCCACCGCCTCAGTACCCAAGATCACGGTCATCATCGGCGGCTCCTACGGGGCGGGAAATTATGGCATGTGTGGCCGCGCTTTCGGTCCACGCTTCGTCTGGATGTGGCCCAACGCCCGCATCTCGGTGATGGGCGGCGCACAGGCCTCCGGTGTGCTGGCCGATGTCAAGCGTGCCGGTATCGAGGCAAGGGGCGGCACATGGTCTGCTGAAGAGGAGGCCGACTTCAAGCGTCCGACCCTTGAGATGTTCGAGCGGCAGTCGCGGCCGCTCTATGCCTCGGCACGCCTTTGGGACGATGGCATCATCGACCCGCGCAAGACCCGTGACGTTGTGGCACTGTCGCTCCGCGCAACGCTGAATGCTCCCATCTCGCCCACCCGGTTCGGTCTCTTCAGGATGTAA
- a CDS encoding DUF6384 family protein, whose amino-acid sequence MTKTNSAPALDEVMLAMDVVDTLRHHEDVALRELAQDGRDDVLKEKLRSLYESQGLTVSDRILEEGIQALKESRFTYEPTPAGLSRTLAGLWIKRGAIAAGIGVLVLLAFVWTGWSVWQQASAERAVEAARIELTVTLPEQITAAAKAAMAEANTDGARKRIGQLQADATSALARSDAAAAKVAIASLETVRQELVQTYDLRIVTGADERSGVFRVPDVNSGARNYYLIVEAIAADGALLSFPILNEETNKTEIVKKWGVRVPETTYNAVREDKMDDGILQNNILASKPRGALDPVYSMRVSGGAITEW is encoded by the coding sequence ATGACCAAAACCAATTCTGCGCCAGCCCTTGACGAAGTCATGCTGGCCATGGATGTCGTGGACACCCTCCGGCACCATGAAGATGTCGCCTTGCGGGAACTGGCTCAGGACGGTCGCGATGACGTCCTGAAGGAGAAACTGCGCAGCCTATATGAAAGCCAGGGTCTCACGGTTTCCGACCGCATTCTTGAAGAGGGCATCCAGGCCCTCAAGGAAAGCCGTTTCACCTATGAGCCGACCCCGGCGGGGCTTTCCCGCACGCTGGCCGGATTGTGGATCAAGCGCGGGGCGATTGCAGCCGGAATAGGGGTTTTGGTCCTTCTCGCCTTTGTCTGGACAGGCTGGTCCGTCTGGCAGCAGGCATCGGCCGAACGAGCAGTTGAAGCGGCCCGGATCGAGCTGACAGTCACCCTGCCCGAGCAGATTACGGCAGCGGCCAAGGCCGCCATGGCCGAGGCCAATACCGACGGGGCACGAAAACGCATCGGTCAGTTGCAGGCCGATGCCACATCGGCACTGGCTCGCTCGGATGCGGCGGCGGCGAAAGTCGCCATCGCTTCGCTCGAGACGGTACGACAGGAGCTCGTGCAGACCTATGACCTCAGAATCGTGACCGGGGCCGACGAGCGCAGCGGCGTGTTCCGTGTGCCCGATGTCAACAGCGGCGCCCGCAACTATTATCTGATCGTCGAGGCCATTGCAGCGGATGGAGCGCTGTTGTCCTTCCCCATCCTCAACGAGGAAACCAACAAGACCGAGATCGTCAAAAAATGGGGCGTACGAGTGCCTGAAACGACCTACAATGCCGTGCGTGAAGACAAGATGGACGATGGTATCCTGCAGAACAACATTCTGGCGTCCAAGCCCAGAGGCGCACTCGATCCCGTCTATTCCATGCGCGTCTCCGGCGGCGCGATAACCGAGTGGTAG
- a CDS encoding TRAP transporter large permease — protein MLTFFAILILLALMLAFRIPIAFAMGISGFVGLALQLGQRPALAVLERTFFDSSSSFILVAIPLFILMAELLTAGDVTRRAIVACQAWIGHTKGGLAMATVAASVILAALVGSSTASTAAMASAAFPEMRNHKYSNRLSAAVVSVGGTLAVVVPPSIVLVVYGVLTETSIGKLFIAGIVPGLLTATGLAIVIKIIAHTTDQAPKGDPFKLDKAIGSSRHLLPMTLLLITVIGAIYGGVASPSEAAALGVMGSLVIVLFQRTLTFKAFSSSVSGSIRATTMIVAIVACSAIFSNYLAFTRITQDLLELVAASNLPSALIMGLIILVLLIMGMFMDQLAILSLAMPLAFPMAMALDYNPIWFGIVVTKTVEIGLLTPPLGLNAYVASAQTGVPLKVIFRGILPFLAMEMLVLLILLFFPQITLWLPDLMLS, from the coding sequence ATGCTGACTTTCTTTGCCATACTCATATTGCTTGCCCTGATGCTGGCTTTCCGCATTCCGATTGCCTTCGCAATGGGGATATCGGGATTTGTCGGGCTGGCCCTGCAGCTTGGACAGCGTCCGGCACTGGCGGTGCTGGAGAGAACATTCTTCGACTCTTCATCGTCCTTCATTCTTGTTGCCATTCCCCTGTTCATCCTGATGGCAGAATTGCTGACCGCAGGCGATGTGACCAGACGGGCTATTGTTGCCTGTCAGGCATGGATCGGTCACACCAAGGGCGGGTTGGCCATGGCCACGGTTGCGGCTTCTGTGATCCTGGCTGCCCTTGTGGGAAGCTCGACCGCCTCGACTGCAGCAATGGCGTCGGCAGCCTTTCCGGAAATGCGCAATCACAAGTATTCGAACCGGCTGTCGGCGGCAGTTGTCAGCGTCGGCGGCACCCTTGCGGTTGTCGTTCCGCCGTCTATCGTGCTGGTGGTCTATGGGGTATTGACCGAAACCTCGATTGGCAAGCTGTTCATTGCGGGTATCGTACCGGGGCTGCTGACGGCGACCGGCCTTGCCATCGTCATCAAGATCATTGCTCACACGACAGATCAGGCGCCCAAGGGGGATCCGTTCAAGCTCGACAAGGCGATTGGCTCCAGCCGCCACCTGTTGCCCATGACGCTGCTGCTGATCACGGTGATCGGCGCGATCTATGGCGGCGTTGCCTCGCCATCCGAAGCGGCAGCCCTTGGCGTGATGGGATCGCTGGTCATTGTGCTGTTTCAGCGAACGCTGACCTTCAAGGCCTTTTCGAGTTCCGTAAGCGGTTCCATCCGTGCCACCACCATGATAGTGGCGATCGTTGCCTGTTCGGCGATCTTCTCGAACTATCTGGCCTTCACCCGCATCACCCAGGACCTGCTCGAGCTGGTCGCTGCAAGCAACCTGCCGAGTGCCCTGATCATGGGGTTGATCATTCTTGTGCTGCTGATCATGGGCATGTTCATGGATCAACTGGCGATCCTGTCGCTTGCCATGCCTCTGGCCTTCCCCATGGCCATGGCGCTCGACTACAACCCGATCTGGTTCGGGATCGTTGTGACCAAGACAGTGGAAATTGGGTTGCTGACCCCGCCTCTCGGCCTCAATGCCTATGTTGCATCGGCTCAGACGGGCGTGCCCCTGAAAGTAATTTTTCGCGGGATATTGCCGTTTCTGGCAATGGAGATGCTGGTGCTGTTGATCCTGCTGTTCTTCCCGCAAATCACGCTCTGGCTGCCAGATCTGATGCTGAGTTAG
- a CDS encoding hydroxymethylglutaryl-CoA lyase, which yields MSEKVRIYEVGPRDGLQNEAAIIPTSQKIALIDLLSRAGFEKIEATSFVSPRWVPQLADAADVMAGIERLTGVDYGVLVPNLKGAEQALQAGADEIAIFASASEGFSQKNINCSIRDSLLRFEPVMALAKTVGIPVRGYVSCIVACPYDGAVEPGAVVDVALALHDMGCYEISLGDTIGAGRPESIARVLDAVLAHFPAGQLAGHFHDTCDHALDNVRTALAMGLRTFDSAVGGLGGCPYAPGARGNVSTAALNALLLAAGYETGIDQQIVEEAERFVAGLLAAERAPSIAHSHHIVQEVR from the coding sequence ATGAGCGAAAAGGTGCGTATCTATGAAGTCGGCCCGCGGGATGGTCTGCAGAATGAGGCAGCCATCATCCCGACCAGCCAAAAGATCGCTCTCATTGATCTGCTGTCGCGAGCGGGGTTTGAAAAGATCGAGGCTACCAGCTTTGTCTCGCCCAGATGGGTGCCCCAGCTTGCCGATGCAGCTGACGTCATGGCCGGTATAGAGCGTTTGACCGGGGTTGACTATGGGGTGCTTGTGCCCAACCTCAAGGGGGCAGAGCAGGCCCTTCAAGCCGGGGCGGATGAAATCGCCATATTTGCCTCGGCATCGGAAGGCTTCAGCCAGAAGAATATCAACTGTTCCATCCGGGACAGTCTTCTGCGTTTCGAGCCGGTGATGGCTCTGGCGAAGACGGTCGGCATTCCCGTTCGGGGCTATGTCTCCTGCATCGTGGCCTGCCCCTATGACGGAGCGGTGGAACCCGGAGCTGTTGTTGATGTTGCCTTGGCGCTCCATGACATGGGCTGCTACGAGATTTCGCTGGGTGATACCATCGGTGCGGGTCGTCCGGAAAGCATCGCCCGGGTGCTTGATGCGGTGCTTGCCCATTTCCCGGCAGGGCAACTGGCGGGACACTTTCACGATACCTGCGACCACGCACTCGACAATGTCAGGACAGCGTTGGCGATGGGGCTACGCACCTTCGACAGCGCGGTTGGCGGGCTGGGCGGGTGTCCCTACGCACCCGGTGCCCGAGGCAATGTTTCCACGGCTGCGCTCAATGCCCTTTTGTTGGCGGCAGGATATGAAACCGGCATCGACCAGCAGATCGTGGAAGAGGCCGAACGATTTGTCGCGGGCCTCCTCGCCGCAGAGAGAGCACCATCCATCGCCCATTCACACCATATCGTGCAGGAAGTCCGATGA
- a CDS encoding cell surface protein produces MAEIVPSSALQYLDKAMTTLRDLGLVHDEAEETPIVGLLEKIADIEPDKIAIITRTLQQMSIFNEVVREQVSQMSIGQRYEEISEAFNSIRDDAKTMVDQIEDGKLDMFERATNAWMKISRGDIASRFDKIKDTYLAVSKDTKANIEREQTILEAYRDFRGALKHGEVAALEILKSAEAKLEDAKAGLKTASDAVAAFPEDGEIAERAKLELVRDEHLRKVQNEESRYQIAKDLADNLTISYNTSDVVMARLMQTTNAKERVYQQAVSFFSTNESVLTALKASFTGLFGLHEATQTLNEMKEGVSKSLEVLAEIGGKVQEEALKAGYGPTIRADAVKKLVDSVINFQVRSVEIVGEMRELSTRNSEEIRNAVEDGKKRLARLATEGKALPLMLDAE; encoded by the coding sequence ATGGCTGAAATCGTACCCAGCTCCGCTCTTCAATATCTCGACAAGGCAATGACAACCCTGCGGGATCTTGGTCTTGTGCATGACGAGGCAGAAGAAACGCCGATTGTCGGGCTTCTGGAAAAGATCGCCGATATCGAGCCGGACAAGATCGCCATCATTACCCGCACCCTGCAGCAGATGAGCATCTTCAACGAAGTGGTGCGCGAACAGGTCTCGCAGATGTCGATCGGCCAGCGCTACGAAGAGATTTCCGAAGCTTTCAATTCCATTCGCGACGACGCCAAGACCATGGTCGACCAGATCGAGGATGGCAAGCTGGACATGTTCGAACGGGCAACCAATGCCTGGATGAAGATTTCGCGCGGCGACATCGCCTCCCGCTTCGACAAGATCAAGGATACCTATCTGGCAGTTTCCAAAGACACCAAAGCCAACATTGAGCGCGAACAGACGATCCTGGAGGCTTATCGGGATTTCCGCGGCGCGCTGAAACATGGTGAAGTGGCCGCTCTCGAGATCCTCAAATCGGCTGAAGCCAAGCTCGAAGACGCCAAGGCTGGCCTCAAGACAGCGTCCGACGCAGTGGCTGCCTTCCCGGAAGATGGTGAAATTGCCGAGCGGGCCAAACTGGAACTGGTGCGCGATGAACATCTGCGCAAGGTGCAGAATGAAGAGAGCCGCTACCAGATCGCCAAGGACCTCGCCGACAACCTGACCATCAGCTACAACACCTCCGACGTGGTGATGGCGCGCCTGATGCAGACCACCAACGCCAAGGAACGCGTCTATCAGCAGGCAGTCTCCTTCTTCTCGACCAACGAGTCGGTGCTCACCGCTCTGAAGGCGTCCTTCACCGGCCTGTTCGGTCTGCATGAAGCCACCCAGACTCTCAACGAGATGAAGGAAGGTGTCTCCAAGTCGCTAGAAGTACTGGCAGAAATCGGCGGCAAGGTGCAGGAAGAGGCCCTCAAGGCCGGTTATGGCCCAACCATCCGCGCCGATGCGGTCAAGAAGCTGGTCGACAGCGTGATCAATTTCCAGGTTCGCTCGGTCGAGATCGTCGGCGAAATGCGCGAGCTTTCCACCAGGAACAGCGAAGAGATCCGCAACGCCGTGGAAGATGGCAAGAAGCGCCTTGCGCGCCTTGCCACCGAAGGCAAGGCCCTTCCGCTGATGCTGGACGCTGAATAA
- a CDS encoding sulfite exporter TauE/SafE family protein, translating into MIDTLFLLLAAFMVGLSKGGLASAAAIAVPMLALFMNPVKAAATLLPVYIITDWIGVWLYRRNFSRRNVAILVPSLLFGVFIATIITPYTPEAVLLIFTGCIGLWFCARAWLKRKDEGRAEAHILPGILWGTLTGIASFITHSGGPPSQAYLLPQKLPKLEFAGTIALTFAVGNLVKLPAYYAIGQMEGLNWGLIAQLAAAGIVGTLVGRYLTRVLPEAIYMRVIQTLLFALSCILFVRGVMELTSGA; encoded by the coding sequence ATGATTGATACGCTGTTTTTGTTGCTCGCCGCCTTCATGGTGGGTCTGTCCAAGGGCGGGCTGGCATCTGCTGCGGCCATTGCCGTGCCTATGCTGGCACTGTTCATGAATCCGGTAAAGGCAGCCGCGACGCTGCTGCCTGTCTACATCATTACCGACTGGATCGGAGTGTGGTTGTACCGGCGTAATTTCTCGCGCCGCAATGTCGCCATTCTGGTGCCGTCGCTGCTGTTTGGTGTCTTCATTGCCACCATCATAACACCCTATACGCCCGAGGCCGTGCTGCTGATCTTTACCGGTTGCATTGGCCTGTGGTTCTGTGCCCGGGCATGGCTCAAGCGCAAGGACGAGGGCAGGGCGGAAGCGCACATCCTGCCGGGGATCCTCTGGGGTACACTCACCGGCATTGCCAGCTTCATCACCCATTCCGGTGGGCCTCCGTCCCAGGCCTATCTGCTGCCGCAGAAATTGCCCAAGCTGGAGTTTGCCGGAACCATTGCGCTGACCTTTGCCGTTGGCAATCTGGTCAAGCTGCCCGCCTATTACGCGATCGGACAGATGGAAGGGCTCAACTGGGGCCTCATAGCCCAGTTGGCAGCAGCCGGTATCGTCGGCACGCTTGTTGGTCGCTATCTCACGCGCGTTCTGCCGGAAGCGATCTACATGCGGGTGATCCAGACATTGCTCTTTGCACTGTCCTGCATCCTGTTTGTTCGTGGCGTGATGGAGCTGACATCGGGTGCTTGA
- a CDS encoding enoyl-CoA hydratase-related protein, giving the protein MSYQTIRYEKDDRGVVHVTLCRPEKHNAMNAEMIAELTDAASTIAADEACRVAVLAGEGRSFCAGGDLGWMKAQAARDRAGKIAEASALATMLARWNALPRPVVGRVHGAAYGGGIGLVAICDVVVAARNCRFALTETRLGLIPATIGPFVVGRMGEAFARQVFFNARPFDADFLMRAGLVAGICDVEVLDEAVAVEVSHFLDCAPGAVVAAKRLCRQLAGGQPDDMATMTANALADRWETAEAQQRIDAFFAGRS; this is encoded by the coding sequence ATGAGCTATCAAACCATCCGTTATGAAAAAGACGACCGGGGGGTGGTCCATGTCACTCTTTGCCGTCCGGAAAAGCACAATGCCATGAATGCCGAGATGATTGCCGAGTTGACAGACGCCGCCTCGACAATTGCCGCCGATGAAGCGTGTCGCGTCGCCGTGTTGGCGGGCGAAGGCAGAAGCTTCTGTGCCGGGGGCGACCTTGGCTGGATGAAGGCTCAGGCAGCAAGGGACAGGGCGGGAAAAATCGCCGAAGCCAGCGCTCTCGCCACCATGCTTGCCCGTTGGAATGCCTTGCCTCGGCCAGTGGTTGGCCGGGTGCATGGTGCAGCCTATGGTGGCGGAATCGGTCTGGTTGCCATCTGTGATGTCGTTGTTGCTGCCCGTAATTGTCGATTTGCCCTGACGGAAACACGGCTCGGCCTCATCCCTGCGACCATCGGCCCGTTCGTCGTCGGGCGTATGGGCGAAGCCTTCGCCCGGCAGGTCTTTTTCAATGCCAGGCCGTTTGATGCCGATTTCCTGATGCGGGCAGGGCTGGTTGCCGGGATCTGCGACGTCGAAGTACTAGACGAGGCGGTTGCAGTCGAGGTTTCCCATTTTCTGGACTGTGCACCGGGGGCCGTTGTTGCGGCCAAGAGGCTGTGCCGTCAATTGGCCGGAGGCCAACCCGACGACATGGCAACCATGACGGCCAATGCCCTTGCCGATCGCTGGGAAACAGCAGAGGCTCAGCAGCGAATTGATGCCTTTTTTGCCGGACGCTCCTGA
- a CDS encoding surface lipoprotein assembly modifier, whose amino-acid sequence MSLAVAKARDAAGVQNAVGAMTVIKALIEAGQYEAALGIADNSARTESSKRLQEDFTRALILKHQKRFKDAAAAMRAILARHPELQSVQAELAHTLFLMKDYDAAAYHFEQLSELSSSQSSREVYQTLLNRSRKARPWTLSGYVSLAPSTNFSNGSASEIVYIAGVPFRPGQTAKSGIGLNYGVNGSYRFDLSDQDKVIVGGGISGSKFPDALFDTTRFNGFTAFSRSYKTGSVAIGLAGEYYLRANKPYRFGIGPYLSVQRSFGRAGTSSAFLSYKALDYINDDAFDGSEIALNLGHRYAINARTGVAVNSDLAYISARKSFNAHVRYGAKVQLIRKSDLGLIMDVGMEVSRRDYVGDFPLTGKPRHDLTLTPSAGVTLRNFSYKGFAPRVELSYSRNFSNVDLYDYDNKTAQVTLTKNF is encoded by the coding sequence ATGTCCTTGGCCGTGGCCAAGGCCCGAGATGCGGCTGGCGTTCAGAATGCGGTTGGTGCAATGACGGTCATCAAGGCACTGATCGAAGCTGGTCAGTATGAGGCCGCCCTCGGCATCGCGGATAACTCGGCTCGGACCGAAAGCAGCAAACGCCTTCAGGAAGACTTCACCAGAGCACTGATCCTGAAACACCAGAAGCGCTTCAAGGACGCAGCCGCGGCTATGCGGGCCATTCTGGCCCGCCACCCCGAATTGCAGTCCGTGCAGGCAGAGCTTGCTCATACGCTCTTCCTGATGAAGGACTACGACGCGGCGGCCTATCACTTTGAACAGCTCTCCGAACTGTCGTCATCGCAAAGCAGCCGGGAGGTTTATCAAACCCTGCTGAACCGCTCGCGCAAAGCCCGACCCTGGACACTGAGCGGCTATGTTTCTCTTGCTCCCAGCACCAATTTTTCCAACGGCAGCGCCAGCGAGATCGTCTATATCGCCGGCGTGCCCTTCCGGCCAGGCCAGACAGCAAAGAGCGGCATTGGCTTGAATTATGGCGTCAACGGCTCCTATAGGTTCGATCTGTCCGATCAGGACAAGGTGATTGTTGGTGGGGGCATATCCGGCTCGAAGTTCCCCGACGCCCTGTTTGACACGACGCGTTTCAACGGCTTTACCGCCTTCTCCCGCTCCTACAAGACCGGCAGCGTGGCGATCGGGCTGGCAGGCGAATACTATCTCAGGGCCAACAAGCCCTACCGCTTTGGCATCGGCCCCTATCTCTCGGTGCAGCGGTCTTTCGGGCGGGCAGGCACGAGCAGCGCCTTCCTGTCCTACAAGGCACTGGATTATATCAATGACGACGCTTTCGATGGCAGCGAGATAGCCCTCAATCTGGGGCACCGCTACGCGATCAACGCCAGAACCGGCGTCGCCGTCAATAGCGATCTGGCCTACATTTCCGCAAGGAAATCCTTCAATGCCCATGTCCGCTACGGAGCCAAGGTCCAGCTCATCCGCAAGTCCGATCTCGGCCTCATCATGGATGTCGGCATGGAGGTTTCAAGGCGGGATTATGTTGGCGATTTTCCTCTGACCGGCAAACCGCGCCATGATTTGACCCTTACGCCAAGCGCTGGCGTGACTCTGCGCAACTTTTCCTACAAGGGCTTTGCTCCTAGAGTGGAGCTGTCCTATTCCCGCAATTTCTCCAATGTCGATCTCTACGACTATGACAACAAGACAGCGCAGGTGACCTTGACCAAGAATTTCTAG